One window from the genome of Sardina pilchardus chromosome 12, fSarPil1.1, whole genome shotgun sequence encodes:
- the ubxn2a gene encoding UBX domain-containing protein 2A, with product MKDIDSIEGAKDDLWCEVAQDEEDEEPPMRHSFSVEDLLDEVEKISSAASGNQKVEIVVRLWKDGFTLNDEELRSYTSEENQDFLEAIKRGELPLELESRAEEEELEVNVEDMKDDMYVPRKKIFHPFSGRGYRLGSVAPRVVARSRSVHEDAGNPPLPVVELKDDEPVTSLQIWLADGRRLVQKFNLSHRIRDVQDFVGQTQATEAPFILTTSLPFRELTEGGLSLAAADLSNAVIVQRPLNTQAPFGHS from the exons ATGAAAGACATTGATTCGATAGAAGGGGCCAAAGATGACTTGTG GTGTGAAGTGGCGCaggatgaggaggacgaggagcccCCCATGAGGCACAGCTTCTCCGTGGAGGACCTTCTGGACGAGGTGGAGAAGATCAGCAGCGCTGCCTCGGGGAACCAGAAG GTTGAAATAGTGGTGAGGCTGTGGAAAGATGGCTTCACTCTTAATGACGAGGAGCTGCGAAGTTACACCTCAGAGGAGAACCAGGATTTCCTTGAGGCCATCAAAAGAGG ggAGCTGCCCCTGGAGCTGGAGAGCAGAGcggaagaggaggagctggaggtgaACGTCGAGGACATGAAAGATGATATGTACGTCCCCAGGAAAAAGATCTTCCACCCATTCTCAGGGAGGGGGTACAGACTGGGAAG TGTGGCACCGAGGGTGGTGGCCAGATCCCGGTCAGTGCACGAGGACGCCGGCAACCCTCCGCTGCCCGTCGTGGAGCTGAAGGACGACGAGCCGGTCACCTCGCTGCAGATCTGGCTGGCCGACGGGCGACGCCTGGTCCAGAAGTTCAACCTCTCTCACCG GATCAGGGACGTGCAGGACTTTGTGGGCCAGACCCAGGCGACGGAGGCGCCCTTCATCCTGACCACGTCTCTGCCCTTCAGGGAGCTGACGGAGGGGGGCCTCAGCCTGGCCGCGGCTGACCTGAGCAACGCCGTCATCGTGCAGCGGCCCCTCAACACACAGGCCCCCTTTGGACATTCCTGA